In one Pseudomonas sp. MM211 genomic region, the following are encoded:
- a CDS encoding SfnB family sulfur acquisition oxidoreductase, with protein MVHPTAAESGSPAQQNSPDSELDVAPRLAAARILRSDEEALQAARELAEAARAQAIERDRERQLPWALVEQFTASGLGSIAVPREFGGPQLSYRTIAEVFRIISAVDPALGQIPQNQFGIIALLQLLATPEQRQRVFGSVLQGWRIGNAGPERNSKNTLALSARVERDGEHYFISGEKFYSTGSIFAHWIVAKALDEQQRPVLALIQRGRQGLRIVDDWSGFGQRTTASGTVLLNRVEVDADNLIPLWQFGERPSIQGAASQLIQAAIDAGIAAGALGDAITFIREKSRPWVDANVERASDDPYVIADIGRLHVDLHAAEALLRKAAGVLDEVSAGEIDADAAARASIAVAEAKVLTTEISLLASEKLLELAGSRATLAEFGLDRHWRNARTHTLHDPVRWKYHAVGAYHLNGRHPARHSWI; from the coding sequence ATGGTTCATCCGACGGCAGCCGAGAGCGGCTCGCCCGCGCAGCAGAACTCCCCAGATAGCGAACTGGACGTGGCGCCCCGGCTTGCCGCTGCGCGCATTCTGCGCAGCGATGAAGAGGCGTTGCAGGCGGCTCGTGAGCTCGCCGAGGCGGCCCGTGCTCAGGCCATCGAGCGTGACCGCGAACGCCAGTTGCCCTGGGCACTGGTCGAGCAATTCACCGCCAGTGGCCTGGGCAGCATCGCCGTACCCCGCGAGTTCGGCGGCCCGCAGCTGTCCTATCGCACCATCGCCGAGGTCTTTCGGATTATCTCCGCAGTGGACCCGGCGCTCGGGCAGATCCCTCAGAACCAGTTCGGCATCATCGCGCTGTTGCAATTGCTGGCCACCCCGGAGCAGCGCCAGCGGGTGTTCGGCAGCGTGTTGCAGGGCTGGCGCATCGGTAATGCCGGGCCCGAGCGCAATAGCAAAAACACCCTGGCACTGAGCGCTCGCGTCGAACGCGACGGTGAGCACTATTTCATCAGTGGCGAGAAGTTCTACTCCACCGGCTCCATCTTCGCCCACTGGATCGTGGCCAAGGCGCTGGATGAGCAGCAGCGCCCGGTGCTGGCGCTGATCCAGCGTGGTCGTCAGGGCTTGCGGATCGTCGACGACTGGTCCGGCTTTGGCCAGCGCACCACGGCCAGTGGCACGGTGCTGCTGAACCGGGTCGAGGTAGATGCCGACAACCTGATTCCGCTCTGGCAGTTCGGTGAACGCCCCAGCATCCAGGGCGCCGCCTCGCAGTTGATCCAGGCCGCCATCGATGCCGGTATCGCTGCCGGTGCACTGGGCGATGCGATTACCTTCATCCGTGAGAAATCCCGGCCCTGGGTCGATGCCAATGTCGAGCGGGCCAGCGATGACCCCTACGTAATCGCCGATATCGGCCGCTTGCATGTCGACCTGCATGCCGCCGAAGCGCTGCTGCGCAAGGCGGCCGGGGTGCTCGACGAAGTCAGTGCCGGCGAAATCGATGCCGATGCGGCCGCGCGCGCTTCGATCGCCGTCGCCGAAGCCAAGGTGCTGACCACCGAGATCAGTCTGCTGGCCAGCGAAAAATTGCTGGAGCTGGCCGGCAGCCGCGCCACCTTGGCCGAGTTTGGCCTCGACCGGCACTGGCGCAACGCCCGTACCCACACGCTGCACGATCCGGTGCGCTGGAAGTACCACGCCGTTGGCGCCTACCACCTCAACGGGCGTCATCCCGCCCGTCACTCCTGGATCTGA
- the plsB gene encoding glycerol-3-phosphate 1-O-acyltransferase PlsB, producing MTRSPLRRLAFGTLRRLLYLWVRSETINQSAFTLKLDRSKPVFYVLQQPSVSDLAVLDRECTKAGLPRPVLPVAVGDLMEPAAFFYLTPEPDWLGRQDKRGISPTLQRMVSALGENRAEEAQIIPVSVFWGQSPDHETSAWKLLFADSWAVTGRLRRLISILILGRTTRVQFSTPIQLRELIAQNKGEERTLRMVHRILRVHFRNQKAAVIGPDVSHRRNLVKGLVHGPQVRQAIAEEAERENISVQKAEALALRYGNEIASDYTYTAIRFIELILSWFWNKIYDGIKVNHIEGVQDIAQGHEVIYVPCHRSHIDYLLLSYLLFRNGLTPPHIAAGINLNMPIIGGLLRRGGAFFMRRTFKGNPLYTAVFNEYLHTLISKGYPVEYFVEGGRSRTGRMLRPKTGMLAITLRSYLQSHRLPVVFVPVYIGYERVLEGRTYLGELRGASKKKESIFDIFKVIGALKQRFGHVWVNFGEPIKLDSFLDGQQPDWRDQNLGPDYRPAWLNETTNRLAERVVQRLNEAAAINPVNLVALALLSTSKLALDERALTRILDLYQSLLRRVPYSPHTTLPEGDGLALIEYVRGMELLSEQKDALGRILYLDEQNAILMTYYRNNVLHIFALPGLLASFFQSSGRMSREQILRFVHALYPYLQAELYIRWSADELEGVVDQWLEAFVEQGLLKVENDLYVRPAPSSRHFVLLTLLSRAIAQTLQRFYMASALLLNAGQNSISAEELEDLCTVMAQRLSILHGLNAPEFFDKSLFRHFIQTLLDQGVLRKDEAGKLSHHPEFAELAEGAAKRVLPAEIRLSIRQVTMDRSEELLDGL from the coding sequence ATGACCCGCTCCCCGCTTCGCCGTCTCGCATTCGGTACCCTGCGCCGCCTGTTGTACCTGTGGGTGCGCTCGGAAACCATCAACCAGTCGGCGTTCACCCTCAAGCTCGACCGCAGCAAGCCGGTGTTCTACGTGCTGCAGCAGCCTTCGGTGAGCGATCTGGCGGTACTCGACCGCGAATGCACCAAGGCCGGTTTGCCACGGCCGGTGCTGCCAGTGGCCGTGGGTGATCTGATGGAGCCGGCGGCGTTCTTCTACCTGACCCCGGAGCCCGACTGGCTCGGCCGCCAGGACAAGCGTGGTATTTCGCCAACCTTGCAACGGATGGTCAGCGCCCTCGGCGAGAACCGCGCCGAGGAGGCACAGATCATTCCGGTCAGCGTGTTCTGGGGCCAGTCGCCGGATCATGAAACCAGCGCCTGGAAGCTGCTGTTCGCCGACAGCTGGGCCGTCACCGGGCGCTTGCGCCGCCTGATCAGCATTCTGATTCTGGGCCGCACTACCCGCGTGCAATTTTCCACGCCCATCCAGCTACGTGAGCTGATCGCGCAGAACAAGGGCGAGGAACGCACCCTGCGCATGGTGCACCGCATCCTGCGGGTGCACTTTCGCAACCAGAAGGCCGCGGTCATCGGCCCGGACGTGTCGCACCGGCGCAACCTGGTCAAGGGCCTAGTACATGGCCCGCAAGTTCGCCAGGCCATCGCCGAAGAGGCCGAACGCGAGAACATCTCGGTGCAGAAAGCCGAGGCCCTAGCCTTGCGTTACGGCAACGAAATCGCCTCGGATTACACCTACACGGCGATCCGCTTTATCGAGCTGATCCTGTCCTGGTTCTGGAACAAGATCTACGACGGCATCAAGGTCAATCACATCGAAGGCGTGCAGGACATCGCCCAGGGGCACGAGGTGATCTACGTGCCCTGCCACCGCAGCCATATCGATTACCTGCTGCTGTCCTACCTGCTGTTCCGCAACGGCCTGACACCGCCGCACATTGCCGCCGGTATCAACCTCAACATGCCGATCATCGGTGGTCTGCTGCGCCGCGGCGGCGCCTTCTTCATGCGCCGCACCTTCAAGGGCAACCCGCTCTACACCGCGGTGTTCAACGAGTACCTGCACACCCTGATCAGCAAGGGTTATCCGGTGGAATACTTCGTCGAAGGGGGCCGCTCGCGTACCGGTCGCATGCTGCGGCCGAAGACCGGCATGCTCGCCATCACTCTGCGCAGTTACCTGCAGAGCCATCGCCTGCCAGTGGTGTTCGTGCCGGTGTACATCGGCTACGAGCGCGTGCTGGAGGGTCGCACCTACCTAGGCGAACTGCGCGGTGCGAGCAAGAAGAAGGAATCGATCTTCGATATCTTCAAAGTCATCGGTGCACTCAAGCAGCGCTTCGGCCATGTCTGGGTCAACTTCGGCGAACCAATCAAGCTCGACAGCTTTCTCGATGGGCAGCAGCCGGACTGGCGCGACCAGAACCTGGGGCCGGACTATCGCCCGGCCTGGCTCAACGAGACCACCAATCGCCTTGCCGAACGCGTGGTTCAGCGCCTCAACGAGGCGGCGGCGATCAACCCCGTCAACCTGGTGGCTCTGGCACTGCTCTCCACCAGCAAGCTGGCCCTGGATGAGCGCGCACTGACGCGCATCCTCGACCTGTATCAAAGCCTGCTGCGGCGCGTGCCCTACTCGCCGCATACCACCCTGCCGGAAGGCGATGGCCTGGCACTGATCGAATACGTGCGCGGCATGGAACTGCTGTCCGAGCAGAAGGATGCCTTGGGGCGCATCCTCTATCTGGATGAGCAGAACGCCATCCTGATGACCTATTACCGTAACAACGTGTTGCACATCTTCGCCCTACCCGGCCTGCTGGCGAGCTTCTTCCAGAGCAGCGGGCGGATGAGCCGCGAGCAGATTCTGCGCTTCGTTCACGCGCTGTATCCGTACCTGCAGGCCGAGCTGTACATCCGCTGGTCTGCGGACGAGCTCGAAGGTGTGGTCGATCAGTGGCTGGAGGCCTTCGTCGAACAGGGCCTGCTCAAGGTCGAGAACGACCTGTACGTGCGCCCGGCGCCGAGCTCGCGGCACTTTGTGCTGCTGACCCTGCTGTCACGCGCCATCGCTCAGACCCTGCAGCGCTTCTATATGGCCAGCGCGCTACTGCTCAATGCCGGGCAGAACAGCATCAGCGCCGAGGAGCTGGAAGACTTGTGTACGGTCATGGCCCAGCGCCTGTCGATCCTGCATGGCCTGAACGCCCCGGAATTCTTCGACAAAAGCCTGTTCCGCCACTTCATCCAGACGCTGCTCGACCAGGGCGTGCTGCGCAAGGACGAAGCCGGCAAACTCAGCCACCACCCGGAGTTCGCCGAGCTGGCCGAAGGCGCCGCCAAGCGTGTACTGCCAGCGGAGATTCGTCTGTCGATCCGTCAGGTGACTATGGATCGTAGCGAGGAGTTGCTCGATGGACTCTAG
- a CDS encoding peptidoglycan-binding domain-containing protein gives MRYYTILGSLAIMVSGCAMQPSATSTNNEEKPAQPVPVAQQAAAAPATAQPAVAPSPQPAVASPSVPAASSQEPQEYEIQPGQCWVHAQVRPRPVQSTQEVVVKDSVNKITVTPAELDKGFKQVVTREGTKTYRIEPPTYRVVSEQVKIRPEVKRYIVVPAVYENTQETVTLEEAKTVLDQCRAAGTRYSSGTGAMSFCARQVPAKQEVVKVKKLVSPETVRIETDPAQYKSVTRWIVDKPAQAIEVTLDPEYTKVASTEVVRPVEANQIIVPEEKRQLQVTRFEGNARIVSRQTVCDGDINDNLVTRLQQSLVKRGFNPGTVDGKLGKRTLDALTEYQTANGQAVGALTLESLTALEVQ, from the coding sequence GTGCGTTATTACACAATTCTGGGATCACTGGCGATCATGGTTTCGGGTTGCGCCATGCAGCCTTCGGCCACATCGACCAATAACGAAGAAAAGCCGGCACAACCGGTACCAGTCGCTCAGCAAGCCGCTGCCGCGCCCGCCACAGCGCAACCGGCAGTAGCGCCAAGCCCTCAGCCCGCAGTGGCCAGCCCGTCGGTGCCTGCAGCGAGTTCCCAGGAACCTCAGGAATACGAAATCCAGCCGGGTCAGTGCTGGGTTCATGCCCAGGTCAGACCACGTCCGGTGCAGAGCACCCAGGAAGTCGTGGTCAAGGACTCGGTCAACAAAATCACCGTCACCCCTGCCGAGCTCGACAAGGGCTTCAAGCAAGTGGTCACCCGTGAAGGCACCAAGACCTACCGCATCGAGCCGCCGACCTACCGCGTGGTGTCCGAGCAGGTGAAGATCCGTCCTGAGGTCAAGCGCTACATCGTCGTACCGGCGGTTTACGAAAACACCCAGGAAACCGTCACCCTCGAAGAAGCCAAGACCGTGCTCGACCAGTGTCGCGCAGCTGGCACCCGCTACTCGAGCGGCACCGGCGCGATGTCGTTCTGTGCACGCCAGGTACCGGCCAAGCAGGAAGTGGTCAAGGTCAAGAAGCTGGTCTCTCCGGAAACCGTGCGGATCGAAACCGACCCGGCCCAGTACAAGAGCGTGACGCGCTGGATCGTCGACAAGCCTGCCCAGGCCATCGAAGTGACGCTGGATCCGGAATACACCAAGGTCGCCTCCACCGAAGTGGTTCGCCCGGTCGAAGCCAACCAGATCATCGTGCCGGAAGAGAAGCGCCAGCTGCAGGTCACCCGCTTCGAAGGCAACGCCCGCATCGTGTCGCGCCAGACCGTCTGCGATGGCGATATCAATGACAATCTGGTGACCCGCCTGCAGCAGAGCCTGGTCAAGCGCGGCTTCAACCCGGGCACAGTGGATGGCAAGCTCGGCAAGCGCACCCTCGACGCGCTGACCGAATACCAGACCGCCAATGGCCAGGCCGTCGGCGCGCTGACCCTGGAAAGCCTGACCGCTCTCGAAGTCCAGTAA